One region of Zingiber officinale cultivar Zhangliang chromosome 7B, Zo_v1.1, whole genome shotgun sequence genomic DNA includes:
- the LOC122006763 gene encoding pentatricopeptide repeat-containing protein At3g09060-like: MAAAPPPGVPRLRHLLELIDIKAQKDPVSALSHLDSLAAHYPLSSPSNSLLFGLLRALSASAPSHLPRLLGFLSHHPRRPSFSETVAITALKGFSRALMPDEALRTFQALPDIFRCNPGVRSHNALLDAFVRAERWEQAESFFDFFSTGARVPPNLQSYNILIRGLCARQQLQQAWELFQTIRFRGIEPDLVTYSTIMHAYVKGGDFTKAVEVFDEMSERKVTPDIVCYNLLIDGFLKKAEFDKAMAIWERLVMDKRVGPNVVTYNSMLNGLCKLGKYKEAMEMWNRMLKNGHSPGTFTYGILIHGLCESGNVDGASLLYAEMIKNGLILDSVICNSLLDGFCKAGRLDDSFKMWESMEREGKLNVVSYNILIRGLFGQGRAEEALLFWKQLQQQDNNLEPDSVTYGVLIHGLCEKGYLGKALEVLKSAQEIQENNIDVFAYTSMIDALCKHKRIDEALSIYDQMSKFGCRPNSHTCNALINGFFRVSNISEALQFFSRMNTIGCTPTVVTYNTLISGLCKTEMYHKAYLLTKEMTGKGFKLDQVTYSSLIDGLCHDKKLDAALDIWNKVLHSGRNADEIVHNVIIHGLCSAGKMEEALCVHSEMKQRNCIPTLVTYNTLMDGLYKWGKYEKASAIWVEMLKVGLKPDIISYNTAFKGLCSYNKTSEAIQLLGDALSLGIVPTNITWNILVNAVIKEELFQN, translated from the coding sequence ATGGCGGCGGCGCCTCCTCCCGGCGTTCCGCGCCTCCGCCACCTCCTGGAGCTTATCGATATCAAAGCTCAAAAGGACCCCGTTTCAGCCCTCTCCCACCTTGACTCTCTCGCCGCGCACTACCCGTTATCCTCCCCCTCCAATTCCCTCCTCTTCGGCCTCCTCCGCGCCCTCTCCGCTTCCGCTCCCTCCCACCTCCCCCGCCTTCTCGGTTTCCTCAGCCACCACCCTCGTCGCCCCAGCTTCTCTGAGACCGTTGCCATCACGGCCCTCAAGGGCTTCTCCCGCGCCCTAATGCCCGACGAGGCCCTGCGCACCTTCCAGGCCCTCCCCGACATTTTCCGCTGCAACCCCGGCGTCCGCTCCCATAACGCCCTCCTCGACGCCTTCGTCCGTGCCGAGCGTTGGGAGCAGGCCGAGTCCTTCTTCGACTTCTTCTCCACTGGCGCGCGGGTTCCTCCCAATCTTCAAAGTTACAACATCCTCATCCGGGGCCTCTGTGCTCGTCAGCAACTCCAGCAGGCGTGGGAGCTCTTCCAAACTATCCGATTCCGGGGCATCGAGCCAGACCTCGTCACGTACAGCACGATTATGCATGCATATGTCAAAGGCGGAGATTTCACCAAAGCAGTTGAGGTGTTCGATGAAATGTCCGAGAGGAAGGTGACTCCAGATATTGTTTGCTACAATCTGCTCATTGACGGGTTCTTGAAAAAGGCTGAATTTGACAAGGCAATGGCGATTTGGGAGAGGCTGGTGATGGATAAGAGAGTTGGTCCTAACGTTGTTACCTATAATTCGATGCTCAACGGTTTGTGCAAGCTTGGAAAGTACAAAGAGGCGATGGAGATGTGGAATAGAATGCTAAAAAATGGCCACTCTCCTGGCACCTTCACCTACGGAATTTTGATTCATGGGTTATGCGAGTCTGGAAATGTTGATGGAGCATCACTATTATATGCGGAGATGATAAAAAATGGATTAATTCTTGACAGTGTCATATGCAATTCATTGCTTGATGGATTCTGCAAAGCTGGGAGGTTGGATGATTCTTTTAAAATGTGGGAATCAATGGAAAGAGAAGGCAAACTTAATGTTGTCAGCTATAACATACTGATCAGAGGTCTGTTTGGACAAGGCAGGGCAGAAGAAGCTCTCCTCTTTTGGAAGCAACTGCAGCAGCAGGATAATAACTTAGAACCCGATTCCGTGACATATGGTGTTTTAATACATGGGTTGTGTGAGAAGGGATACCTTGGGAAGGCATTGGAGGTGTTGAAGAGCGCCCAAGAAATTCAAGAGAATAACATCGATGTATTTGCATATACTTCTATGATAGATGCTCTCTGTAAACATAAGAGAATAGATGAAGCTCTTTCCATATATGATCAGATGAGTAAATTCGGTTGCAGACCAAACTCACATACCTGCAATGCCCTCATAAATGGCTTCTTCAGAGTATCAAATATCTCAGAGGCTTTGCAATTTTTCTCACGGATGAACACTATTGGTTGCACTCCGACAGTTGTGACCTACAACACCCTTATTAGTGGTCTTTGTAAAACAGAAATGTACCATAAAGCTTACTTACTTACAAAGGAAATGACGGGAAAAGGATTCAAATTGGATCAAGTAACATACAGCTCATTGATAGATGGACTTTGCCATGATAAAAAACTTGATGCTGCTCTTGATATATGGAATAAGGTCTTGCACTCCGGACGCAATGCTGATGAAATTGTCCACAATGTTATCATCCACGGTCTATGCTCTGCTGGGAAAATGGAAGAAGCCTTATGTGTTCATTCTGAGATGAAACAAAGAAACTGCATCCCTACCTTGGTCACATACAATACACTCATGGATGGACTTTACAAATGGGGCAAATATGAAAAAGCATCAGCAATTTGGGTTGAGATGCTAAAAGTTGGACTGAAACCTGATATCATCAGTTACAACACAGCTTTCAAAGGTCTTTGTTCGTATAACAAGACATCTGAAGCCATCCAGTTGTTGGGTGATGCCTTGAGCCTTGGCATAGTTCCAACTAACATCACATGGAATATACTTGTCAATGCAGTAATCAAAGAGGAACTCTTTCAGAATTGA